One segment of Synechococcus sp. A15-24 DNA contains the following:
- a CDS encoding DUF6447 family protein, which produces MTDSSANNPNPVLTFEGNRYDLNTLPDELKELVRGMQVADAQLRMHEDTLKVLAVGRQSLAMQLNEKLKTVTPLPEGQG; this is translated from the coding sequence TTCAGCCAACAACCCCAATCCCGTCCTGACCTTTGAGGGAAATCGCTACGACCTCAACACCCTTCCTGATGAGCTGAAAGAGCTGGTGCGTGGCATGCAGGTTGCCGATGCCCAGTTGCGCATGCATGAGGACACCCTGAAGGTGCTCGCAGTTGGCCGTCAGAGTCTGGCCATGCAGCTGAATGAAAAGCTCAAAACTGTGACCCCTCTCCCCGAAGGTCAGGGCTGA